One window of Lacerta agilis isolate rLacAgi1 chromosome 14, rLacAgi1.pri, whole genome shotgun sequence genomic DNA carries:
- the LTB4R gene encoding leukotriene B4 receptor 1 isoform X2 produces MSAPNITQNATSALSPLPGAAVGLTVLSLAFILGFPGNAFVVWSAGCVVRKRTVTCLLILHLAIADLAVLLTAPVFLRFLSAGSWELGEAVCKACHYICGVSMYGSVFLIALMSLDRCLAISRPFISQKIRTKRTTWLLVLAIWVAAVFLAIPVLFYRKVVFWGNRYICFIHHPTTSHLIFHNLFETITGFVVPFVAVVYSYGTIGLRLKETRFRRKRRTNHLIGLIVLAFAIFWLPYHTVNLLDVAAVWSGSKNVQKAAKMARPTLVALAFFSSSINPILYAFSGSSFIRSAGFGFMAKLFEGTASEVSSYRRGTSRDNQHQADAKMATLNNVSPESFTMSTNPVENGSSREHEETFKPLKSP; encoded by the coding sequence ATGAGCGCTCCCAACATCACCCAGAATGCAACGTCAGCGCTATCACCCTTGCCAGGTGCGGCAGTTGGCCTAACTGTGCTCTCCCTCGCCTTCATTCTGGGCTTCCCTGGCAACGCTTTTGTGGTTTGGAGCGCAGGCTGTGTTGTCCGCAAGCGTACGGTCACATGCCTCCTCATCCTTCACCTGGCCATAGCTGACTTGGCAGTGCTGCTCACGGCGCCCGTATTCCTGCGGTTTCTAAGCGCTGGGAGCTGGGAACTCGGCGAGGCGGTCTGCAAAGCCTGCCATTACATCTGTGGGGTCAGCATGTACGGCAGCGTGTTTCTCATCGCCCTCATGAGTTTGGATCGCTGCTTAGCTATCTCCAGGCCCTTCATCTCACAGAAGATACGCACCAAACGCACCACATGGCTTCTGGTTTTGGCAATTTGGGTGGCTGCTGTTTTCTTGGCCATCCCTGTACTTTTCTACAGGAAGGTGGTTTTTTGGGGAAATAGATATATTTGTTTCATCCATCACCCCACAACCAGTCATTTGATCTTCCACAATCTCTTCGAAACCATCACTGGGTTTGTGGTGCCTTTTGTCGCCGTGGTCTACAGCTACGGAACCATCGGCCTACGGCTGAAGGAGACCCGTTTCCGTCGGAAACGACGTACAAACCACCTCATTGGACTTATCGTGCTGGCCTTTGCTATTTTCTGGCTCCCTTATCACACGGTGAACCTTCTGGATGTGGCTGCTGTGTGGAGCGGCTCTAAAAATGTCCAAAAAGCCGCTAAGATGGCTAGGCCGACCTTGGTGGCTCTCGCCTTCTTCAGCAGTAGCATCAACCCCATCCTTTACGCCTTCAGCGGCAGCTCTTTCATTCGGTCAGCCGGCTTCGGATTCATGGCCAAACTCTTTGAAGGAACTGCCTCAGAAGTGTCTAGCTACAGGCGTGGTACCAGCCGGGACAATCAGCACCAGGCAGATGCCAAGATGGCCACCTTAAATAATGTGAGTCCTGAGTCTTTTACCATGTCTACTAACCCAGTGGAGAATGGATCGTCTCGAGAACATGAAGAGACTTTTAAACCTCTCAAGTCCCCTTGA